The Anolis carolinensis isolate JA03-04 chromosome 2, rAnoCar3.1.pri, whole genome shotgun sequence genome has a window encoding:
- the LOC100556524 gene encoding sterile alpha motif domain-containing protein 9-like, whose translation MDYTDLPLDEWNESHVKYWLESIGIKKVYVEKLCEEEVTGPALKILDDKFLKGMGMKQGQIHILIQKRDKLLQGNIGYQDKIGGVTALDHNKTHSESKYPKESDSSTEEKKGNQEENKHKPASDLKPASLPRGSLKPQCSNEKNTTHSSDTHSEMESTVNISVPLDPVRLSPFRPFKSTDINFKYVKNSVFAPETGSHDLIIPCHEYKSFDTAAMLDRPRLQVKFAREVIKFASACLNIRTNGTIHFGVMDRDKEKNRTHGQIIGIPIRETEMYVDALDYIEKCFESSVHATARQCIHPPVFIEVISTDSHEQFFVVEVDIEPLFDIVKGKLFQVRIPDFIEKSNKINFERDKIAFQRVGSKSEPVKNDNLIKFIQDLQERDHWRKKAETFNHKNQTDSPQNLGRKLSVLLTDGKSCLDSSVWYILVANKCGEEDIKSIDFLRHINIFCVFDFDEDSSISGLYFKYKKYHATTSHFLKDYSNDNKMSTNDFSKHLCLFVKKSWIFCNGRSDFPGNEKACDENTWIRTKRKYLKKAVSFICDDLLPKGSFKVLFLLFSPVEKPIVDTFHEFYSEMNGMDFIICLSESRENYEKWANLAQASCSIETLEQQSIVGMKLSHVDATIQSKLPCTTNYRHLPVSTKGLCLLPTLEEEKMYSLEILCADQCDDIILDLLSTKEIQMIDETFYRGKKVSWKNFWLADKRKCGEIIEREASKELSRMLNDVIYGSLFQHSVVKLKVFHEPGSGGSTIARQVLWKQRTDLRCAVIKTTFPVATVCQHAVDFRHYDEKDPQNCLPVLLLVEDYDEEYFEDLIYTLMNSMGPNKKHSSKPSFILLCCKRSNAPNKFCKASPLDTVSVTHKLTDQEKNQFRTKLEKFENQKDFKLEYILTFVLMSNEFDPAYVREFVEHLLKDIDLSSQETSLMRYVALLNFYVHNSYISLSHCEAFLGLMPYEEISVRQYDFISNLSEQAQLIFIKLRETTTYISSIRIIHHLVAKEILCQLSGSQPQSKIAMKLLQEKVFLQHRFGREELIKFIRDLFIRRDKKSRGDNTDSLFSPFIEHICTTENPEKAIEVLKYAYECLGKDAFFAQQLARLHYVYEKFEDAKFWAEVAKSHLPNDSFILDTEGQVYRKWFNFIVDKKSDEEIARDITEIIEIALKAMKCFRATQQAAKSERDTMNNSGYFGEVEVGCRLLKLLSTLDVFPKDAKGENPELVQYLLTDYIPEDIKKPWGNLHSRLKGLRQNIYNALDWISEDLSYFQTDKNQADDDDKREEQVNNPRGWLKRQCKVYATFFSSSTLIEENGARSETQLIRQMNICKHGGGNVTTILSFLSDKNDKKSIQSLEKIISLYSNPKNVDDTDLINYILCHFTLACLSPGSSALLNLRTLREFSKRFFKKRHAIFPASAHFLLTLLYWPDAALDKDSSSDKDDILKSALNTLKRLHDIKIKDVAPRKKRIYTIFFLGKGYDLTKIVSRTKIDKLMKGSLDERRKNWQNGEVWKIPDVHNILERVNGWTEDGRVFAMGHSGRVPILPLHFDSVPPGNENVKFYLGFSFNGLAAHDIQVKM comes from the coding sequence CTTCTTTGCCACGTGGATCTTTAAAACCACAGTGCTCAAacgaaaaaaacacaacacactcAAGTGACACTCACAGCGAAATGGAAAGCACAGTGAATATCTCCGTTCCACTTGATCCAGTACGCCTGAGCCCATTCAGGCCATTCAAGAGCACTGACATTAATTTTAAGTATGTTAAAAATTCAGTTTTTGCTCCAGAAACAGGAAGCCATGATCTAATCATTCCTTGTCATGAATACAAATCATTTGATACAGCTGCCATGCTGGACAGACCAAGACTTCAAGTAAAATTTGCCCGTGAAGTTATAAAGTTTGCGTCTGCCTGCCTGAACATCCGAACAAATGGCACTATTCACTTTGGGGTGATGGACCGTGATAAGGAAAAGAACCGGACACATGGACAAATCATTGGAATACCAATAAGAGAGACAGAAATGTATGTGGATGCTTTGGATTACATAGAAAAATGTTTTGAGTCCAGTGTTCATGCTACTGCAAGACAATGTATTCACCCCCCTGTTTTTATTGAAGTTATTTCGACAGATAGCCATGAACAGTTTTTTGTAGTAGAAGTTGACATTGAACCATTATTCGACATTGTAAAAGGAAAGCTATTTCAAGTACGCATACCAGATTTTATTGAAAAAAGCAATAAGATAAATTTTGAAAGGGATAAAATTGCTTTCCAAAGAGTTGGTTCAAAGTCTGAACCAGTAAAAAATGATAATCTCATAAAATTCATTCAGGATTTACAAGAAAGAGACCATTGGAGGAAGAAGGCTGAAACATTCAATCACAAAAATCAAACAGATAGCCCTCAAAATTTAGGGCGAAAATTATCTGTCTTATTGACAGATGGCAAAAGCTGTTTAGACAGCTCTGTGTGGTACATTCTTGTTGCCAACAAATGTGGAGAGGAAGACATCAAGTCTATTGATTTTTTGAGGCACATTAACATTttctgtgtatttgattttgatgAAGACTCCAGCATATCAGGTTTGTACTTCAAGTACAAAAAATACCATGCAACTACTTCTCATTTCTTGAAAGATTATTCCAATGACAACAAGATGAGCACAAATGACTTCTCAAAACATCTCTGCTTATTTGTTAAGAAAAGTTGGATATTTTGCAATGGGCGCAGTGACTTCCCTGGGAATGAAAAGGCATGTGATGAGAACACTTGGATTAGAACTAAGAGAAAGTACCTGAAAAAGGCAGTATCTTTTATCTGTGACGATCTCCTCCCAAAGGGCTCTTTTAAGGTGCTCTTCTTACTTTTTTCGCCTGTGGAGAAACCAATCGTAGACACCTTCCATGAATTTTACAGTGAAATGAATGGCATGGATTTCATAATATGCCTTTCTGAGTCTAGAGAAAACTATGAAAAATGGGCTAATCTAGCACAGGCATCCTGCAGCATTGAGACACTAGAGCAGCAGAGTATTGTAGGCATGAAGCTAAGCCATGTGGATGCTACTATCCAAAGCAAACTGCCTTGTACAACCAATTACAGGCATTTACCTGTTTCCACAAAGGGTCTGTGTCTACTTCCCACACTTGAAGAAGAGAAAATGTATTCTCTTGAAATTTTGTGTGCTGATCAATGTGATGATATCATATTAGACCTTCTGAGTACAAAAGAAATACAGATGATAGATGAAACCTTTTATCGGGGTAAAAAAGTCAGTTGGAAAAATTTTTGGCTTGCTGATAAAAGGAAGTGTGGGGAAATTATCGAAAGGGAAGCCTCTAAGGAGCTATCGAGAATGTTGAATGATGTGATATACGGGAGCCTGTTCCAGCATTCCGTAGTGAAACTGAAAGTGTTCCACGAACCCGGGAGCGGAGGAAGTACCATAGCCAGGCAAGTGCTGTGGAAACAGAGGACCGATTTGCGATGTGCTGTCATCAAAACCACATTCCCAGTCGCTACTGTCTGTCAGCATGCAGTTGACTTCCGACATTATGATGAAAAAGACCCCCAAAACTGTCTCCCCGTCCTCCTTTTGGTGGAAGATTATGATGAAGAGTACTTTGAAGATTTAATCTATACTTTAATGAATTCCATGGGGCCTAATAAAAAACATTCTTCCAAGCCTTCCTTCATCCTTCTGTGTTGTAAACGGTCCAATGCCCCTAATAAATTTTGCAAAGCATCTCCTTTGGATACAGTGTCTGTTACTCACAAACTGACAGACCAAGAGAAAAACCAGTTCAGAACAAAGCTAGAAAAATTTGAAAATCAAAAGGATTTTAAGTTGGAATATATACTCACATTTGTTCTCATGAGCAATGAGTTTGACCCAGCATATGTGAGAGAATTTGTGGAACACTTGCTTAAAGATATAGACTTATCTTCCCAAGAAACTAGTTTAATGAGATACGTTGCCTTGCTCAATTTCTACGTCCATAATTCCTACATCTCGTTATCCCACTGTGAAGCTTTCCTGGGACTTATGCCATATGAAGAAATATCAGTGAGACAATATGATTTCATAAGTAACTTAAGTGAACAGGCCCAGCTTATTTTCATTAAATTGAGAGAAACGACCACATATATATCATCCATTCGGATAATCCACCACTTGGTGGCAAAAGAAATACTGTGCCAGCTTTCCGGAAGTCAGCCTCAGAGTAAAATTGCCATGAAACTTCTCCAAGAAAAAGTTTTTCTTCAACATCGATTTGGGAGGGAAGAACTTATAAAATTCATCAGAGATCTGTTTATAAGGCGTGACAAGAAGAGTAGGGGCGACAACACTGACAGCCTTTTCTCTCCATTCATTGAGCATATCTGTACCACAGAAAATCCTGAAAAAGCTATAGAAGTGTTAAAATACGCGTATGAATGCTTGGGAAAAGATGCGTTCTTTGCGCAACAACTTGCCAGATTGCATTATGTTTATGAAAAATTTGAGGATGCAAAATTTTGGGCGGAAGTAGCAAAATCCCACTTGCCAAATGATTCATTTATTTTAGACACAGAAGGGCAGGTGTACAGGAAGTGGTTTAACTTTATAGTGGACAAAAAATCAGATGAAGAGATTGCTAGAGATATCACTGAAATTATAGAAATTGCCCTTAAGGCTATGAAGTGCTTCAGAGCCACACAGCAAGCTGCAAAATCTGAGAGGGACACCATGAATAACTCAGGGTATTTTGGAGAGGTAGAAGTGGGATGTCGCTTACTGAAACTACTATCTACCCTTGATGTGTTTCCTAAAGATGCAAAAGGAGAGAATCCTGAACTTGTTCAGTATTTACTTACAGATTACATCCCGGAAGACATTAAGAAGCCTTGGGGAAATCTTCACAGCCGCTTAAAAGGCTTACGCCAGAATATTTACAATGCTCTTGACTGGATTTCAGAAGATCTAAGTTATTTCCAAACAGATAAAAACcaagcagatgatgatgataagagaGAAGAACAAGTTAATAATCCCAGAGGATGGCTCAAAAGACAATGCAAGGTTTATGCAACGTTCTTTAGTTCCAGTACATTGATTGAAGAAAATGGTGCACGATCTGAAACCCAGCTGATCAGACAAATGAATATTTGTAAACATGGTGGAGGAAATGTCACCACTATTCTCTCATTCCTGTCAGATAAAAATGATAAGAAATCCATTCAAAGTCTAGAAAAAATAATAAGCTTGTACTCAAACCCAAAAAATGTGGATGATACAGatcttataaattatatattgtgCCACTTTACTCTTGCATGTCTGTCACCTGGTTCTTCCGCACTCCTTAACCTTCGGACGCTCCGAGAATTCAGCAAGAGATTCTTTAAAAAGAGGCACGCTATCTTCCCTGCCAGCGCTCATTTTTTGCTTACTTTACTTTACTGGCCTGACGCTGCACTGGACAAAGATTCTTCCTCAGATAAAGATGACATCTTAAAGTCTGCCCTTAATACCTTGAAGCGCTTGCATGACATCAAAATAAAAGATGTTGCCccaagaaagaaaagaatctACACCATATTTTTCTTGGGAAAAGGCTATGATTTGACAAAAATTGTGTCCAGAACAAAGATTGATAAACTCATGAAAGGATCCCTAGATGAGCGTCGGAAAAATTGGCAGAATGGCGAAGTATGGAAAATCCCAGACGTACACAATATCCTGGAAAGAGTCAATGGTTGGACAGAAGATGGCAGAGTTTTTGCAATGGGTCACTCAGGGCGGGTTCCAATTTTACCTTTGCATTTTGATTCAGTGCCACCTGGAAATGAAAACGTAAAATTTTATCTAGGTTTCTCATTTAATGGACTTGCTGCTCATGACATTCAGGTAAAAATGTAG